One window of the Cryptomeria japonica chromosome 7, Sugi_1.0, whole genome shotgun sequence genome contains the following:
- the LOC131856282 gene encoding uncharacterized protein LOC131856282 yields the protein MESDAPFISDKPSCTLVIKYNERSLNQQIDSKLLIDLDSDEKDNPEFQAVTEIQRTKRMPPFLGNSSSHKHVRMESVAPFKSDKPFCTMDLKSWNVNQPHVLVRSNSLLSLVMYSQI from the exons ATGGAATCTGATGCTCCTTTTATATCAGATAAACCCTCTTGTACACTGGTTATCAAATATAATGAGCGTAGTTTAAATCAACAAATAGACAGTAAACTGCTGATTGATCTGGATTCTGATGAAAAAGACAACCCTGAGTTTCAGGCGGTGACTGAAATTCAAAGAACAAAAAGGATGCCTCCCTTCCTCG GCAATTCATCCTCTCATAAGCACGTGAGAATGGAGTCTGTTGCTCCTTTCAAATCAGATAAACCCTTTTGTACAATGGATCTGAAATCGTGGAATGTAAATCAACCTCATGTGCTAGTGAGATCGAATTCTCTACTTTCTTTAGTTATGTATTCTCAAATCTAA